The genomic DNA GTTGACtagatatttgtgttactgAGCCGTTGAACAAATCTGCTAATGTACAAATCTGCTGAGAGAGGGGCAGATGCCCCCCGGCCCCAAACTAGATCTCTGCTCTTACCTGTGTGTTCTATTTGAGGGGTGTATCCTGAGGACAGTATTGTAATATAACTGGCTACACTGAGGGCAATCACAAAGCAAGATCATCCAAATGATCCAAATAACTGACAATGCAATTTATGTTGTTGTGAATCACtacctgtaattttttttactattatcCCCAGATTTGATGGGTTTCAGCCAGGGCAAAAGCTGAAGTAAAGTTTCACTCTGATCTACTACACTCATGTAATACTGATCTACTCTGCAATCTTGTAACTACAAAGCCACTGAAGAAATAAAGGAGAGATCAAAAAAATAAACCGAATGACACCTGATGTTTTAATGCAACCTTCACTTTTTATTTTGGTTGTTGGGAGTTTGAGTTAACACTGGTGCCAGATAGAATCCAGATAGCTGCAACATCTGGGCTTCATTTGGTCATGTTGCGGGCCAAAATGGGTTATGGCTAATTTAGCATAGGTCAGGGGAGGTTGGACACATTACCACAAtttgtataaaaaaatataaataaattaaaagaaagaaaacaccccaaaaagatgaaaagaaaaagtttggTGGTCACACCCACTTGAGCCATAACACATAATACATGAAAGTATCACTTTCTGATTATATAAATGATGTAAGCGGAAATCTGTAAAGCTGGTAGATAGTTATAATAGACCATTTGGTCTCCTAGAAATGTTGTTTATAGTTatacaattattttttaatagcaGCTTATTTTCATAAATGAGCTGTTACCTTattctgaaatctttccttGGATTATTTTAGGTTGATTCCTTTAGTTTGATCTTAGAAGACATATTTGCTGCTCTAACAGTTCAGACATACCAAAGGGGGGACTACTAGTCCCTCTCTCAAAACGCTAAGTTGTTTTTAGTATTGAAGCAGGGAGGGGGATGATTGGTAAAACCTTTTGCTGGGGTCTTTGGTGTGGTCTAGTAGAAGCTGGCAGGGTGTAAACTGGTTTCCATAAACATCCTCAAAACGTTTCATGAGGCTCACAAGGCGCTCTGCACCAAATGTGTCAACAAATCTGAACGGACCTGATAAATGTAGGAATAACAAAAGGTCGATTAGCACCAACACAATCGATAACCATCAGTTTACTAATATAAATATCTAGTTCAAAAGTATACAAATGTTGGAGACATACCACCGTGCATGGGAGGAAACCCATATCCAAACACTGCTCCAATGTCTCCTTCTAGAGGGCTTTGTATTATTCCCTCCTGGAGACACATTAACGACTCGTTTATGCAGCGAGACAGCAGCCGGTACTGCATGTCGTATTCTGAagaactgcagcaaacacataacTTCAGAGAGACAGATCAGAACAGGGCAATTAGTAGATCAGACGAGAGGCTGTTTTCTTACATTGCAGAGGGAGCAGTCACTTGATGGTTCTTGAGAATTTCTTCTACTTCAGGATTCACACTCTTAGTCTTTCCATAGAGAAAGAATCCTTTTCCAGATTTACAAcctataatttaaaaataaagcattaGAATcgtgtttgtgtgaatggtAAGCTGATCCTCAAACGTGTTCCTCAGTCTTAGAAACCTGTGCCCTTACAGGGTTAGATTTTAGAAATCAGGTAGCAAGATAAATCCATTTTTGATTATATTAAAGTCACCATTTTAGGGTAACAGTTCCTGTTATAGAAAAATTCATCTCAATGATATTCTTAACCCTTAATATTTAAACTAAGTctgccctaagacagctgggataggctccagcccaagAAGTCATAAATTGGAACACACTTCAGCATCATCTCCTTAGCTAAGGCAGAACACAAACATCACTTTTATCAGCAGTTAACAAATGTGTCCATTGTAACCTCTCTTTCTTCTTAGGAGTTCATGGTAGAGTccatttgacttttctgaatgtAAAACTGATGTAGGTAGACGATGTCTGACTTTACATTTGACCACTCAAAAtgcaattcatttaaaaaaaatttaatgtctttgatatgctgctttaAGGTGGTGATGAGTCTCAAAGCGAAGTCAGAGAACAGAATGAAAATCCATAAAAGAATCAAATCAAATAGTAAAAATCAGTAATATCACTAATGCAATCGGAATCGCTAAATTCTCATCAATTCCAATACTTAGGCATGAGTGCGTGACAAATTAGTAGTGAGTGATAATGCCCCTATTTTAATGTGAAATGTTTTAACCTTTGAGGCCTTTTTCCAACATGGTCTTGACAATCTCCAGGCTTCCTCCTTCATAACGGGAACCGAAGGCTTTGCACAGCATCTAAATCCAACAATAAACACAGAATACAAAATCCCATCTGTCCCAAAAATCTAAATCAACAAAGTAAGTGAAAGATTACCTCTGAAATATGTAATCCTATGTCAACACCGACTTCATCAGTGACTGCGAAAGGTCCGACATTAAAACCAAAGCTTGTTGCCAGGAAATCGCTTTTTGTTGCGGTCACACCTTCCTGTGGAACAAAATGTGGGTTATGTTAAAGCAAatgtaaaaagataaaaataaatgctttaaatAATTACTGGGACCTGATGCTCAACCATTTCTTTAGCAGGGAAAAATTGGCAACACTATTATTTCTCCAAGTCTTTGATTACCTGAAGAAGTCTCAGAGACTCCATAAGCAAGCAACCCATGCAGCGCGTGGTGTAAAAGCCCGGACCATCCTGTAGTTCAGTGGGTTTCGAGGCAGAAAGAGAGCAACACAAGATGGAGACATGCACCAAGATATAATAGAACAATGAGCAAAATGACTAAGATGAAAATAAGATTCACATAGGCTGAAATACTGACTGAAGAACACTTTCAGAGTTGCCATCACCTTGACAGTGACGACAATCTTTCCCTGTTTCAGGGCCACgctgacagcagcagccagCGTGTCCTTAGATGTCTTATCTGTGGTGACAATCTCCACCAGTTGCATCTTGTCCACTGGGGAGAAATAGTGTATGCCAATCACCTGCACAGGCACATATGCAAATTGGTCAAACATCACACAGGAAATAAAGATTCTTAATAATATGTTGAGAAGCCATTATTTTAAAGCCACGATAATAATCACCAAGAAAGTCAAGTGAAAATTAAGGTAGAACTCAACTGTGCAAGCATGAAtcaacattacattttttttaaattactgtaaCACTGAAGATATGTTGAAAGTAAAAGTTTGGAGCATTTCTGACTTTTTCAGGGCGTTTGCTGGCAGCAGCGATGTCTCTGACGGGTAGAGCTGAGGTGTTGGTCGCAAATATGCAGTGTGGTGGGGTAACCTGGGCGGGAGGGGGAAGAGTACATTTCCTTATAACTTTAGCTATCTGGACATTATTCTGGAAAGTAGCAGTAGCAGCCAAGATAGCCATAGTCAGCTAGTGAATTCACATTCCACATGCCAGTGATTACTTAGTAATGCAAATAAGTCTTAGACAGAAAATAACTGTTAAACAGCTAATATAGCTATGCTAGAATAATAATGACATAATACTACCTGCATGCAACCAAAAGCTTCTcaaaaatgattgaaactccaaACAAGAAAAGGAAAGCCTCATCTACATCAATCCCACTAAGTTCTTTAACAGTTACTTTGGGTTGGCCTGAGAATTTTCTCAAGTTAAAACCTAAATTAAGGCGAGATTTCTCCAAACAGGTTAGTTCTGCACCAGTTCTTGCTCAAAGTAATTTAGAAGTTCTTAGATGCCCATTTATTGTAATACATTTTCAATGCCAATTTAACCACCTCTAACTAAAACAGTTAAAGACAGAGTAGTTCAAGCAAAACTGCACTCACTGCCTCCACCTCCTTGAGgactttatgtttaatgttgagGTCTTCAAACACAGCCTCTATCACCATGTCAGCAGACTCAAAACCAGAGTAATCCGTCTGAATCGACAGATTAGACATAATGGCGTCACGCTCAAATGATATCATGGCTTTCTTCTTCACCCTGGTGTCGAAACTGAAGATCAAGaacattttgaggagaaaaaaaaaaaaaaaaccccaaacaaacaaaaatacttcAAACTGTAAAGccacttttatttttcaataaataaaataaataaataaataaataaataaataaataaatagtacaGAATGCGTTTATATTACCTTTTATAAACCTTTTCATATCCTTTgctgatggcatcctctgtggtgTCCTTTAGGATGCTGGTGAGGCCTTTATCTACAGATACCTGTGCTATACCTGCTCCCATTAGCCCTGCACCCAGAATGGCCAGCTTTCTGTTGCAAACATTTTGTACAGGTGTCTTACTACTATCGCTGAGGCAACTGTATATAGACAGCAAATGTATATGGCAACATAAATCACCCCTGTTTACAGTTCTTACTTTACTTCCTTTTCTGGGGGACCAAATCGGTTCTTCTTACACAACAAACGACCATTGTGAAGTCCAATCAAAGCTTTGGATTCAGAAGTCATCACCAACTTACCAAAGCTCTATGAAGGGTTAAAAGCAACAAGAATTTAACAAATACAATTAGTCtctttaacaacaacaaatccAAAAACTTGATTATAGAGTCATCAATGAAACCCACAAGCCTAAACTGTTAAGCAGCCCATTCTCATTCCCGGGACATCAATTAATGCCATTTTGTCAAAGCTCTTGGCATGACTCGTTTAGGCCTAAGGTGTTCATTGGTGATGGGGCTTTATGC from Maylandia zebra isolate NMK-2024a linkage group LG15, Mzebra_GT3a, whole genome shotgun sequence includes the following:
- the hadhaa gene encoding hydroxyacyl-CoA dehydrogenase trifunctional multienzyme complex subunit alpha a, which gives rise to MYVAVDALLTLQVEMAVTRAAGVFSKFATGKHPLLSGHARRIFSVSSHLAAHKHISFEYKDDVAVIRFNDPASKVNKQSLQLHELADVLGDIWLYRSSKSVVLISGKPGCFLAGADSNMLQSCTTSEEVASLCEEAQKLFRRIEQSRVPIVAAIHGSCVSRGLELATACHYRIATKSKETVLGTPEVMLGLLPGAGGTQRLPKMVGLLGAFDMLLSGKNITADEAKKMGLVDQLVDPLGPGLKSPEERTMEYLEEVAVGVANDLANKKIPLTREKRFRLKLWDTVTGLGPVRKIIYSTVTKRVQKQTKNLYPAPFQIIECVKTGIEHGSNAGYLAEAQSFGKLVMTSESKALIGLHNGRLLCKKNRFGPPEKEVKKLAILGAGLMGAGIAQVSVDKGLTSILKDTTEDAISKGYEKVYKSFDTRVKKKAMISFERDAIMSNLSIQTDYSGFESADMVIEAVFEDLNIKHKVLKEVEAVTPPHCIFATNTSALPVRDIAAASKRPEKVIGIHYFSPVDKMQLVEIVTTDKTSKDTLAAAVSVALKQGKIVVTVKDGPGFYTTRCMGCLLMESLRLLQEGVTATKSDFLATSFGFNVGPFAVTDEVGVDIGLHISEMLCKAFGSRYEGGSLEIVKTMLEKGLKGCKSGKGFFLYGKTKSVNPEVEEILKNHQVTAPSAISSEYDMQYRLLSRCINESLMCLQEGIIQSPLEGDIGAVFGYGFPPMHGGPFRFVDTFGAERLVSLMKRFEDVYGNQFTPCQLLLDHTKDPSKRFYQSSPSLLQY